In Candidatus Zixiibacteriota bacterium, the following proteins share a genomic window:
- a CDS encoding fumarylacetoacetate hydrolase family protein, with protein sequence MPKRFVRFDNPESKSAEYGKIENDRVFALDPASGEPAGDADQGFALTDVKLLAPVEPSKIVCIGLNYHAHVAASQSADNAPKQPLIFLKPPSSVIGPGDAIVHTAQSERVDYEAELGVVVGRTAKNVSRRDADKFILGLTCVNDVTARDLQKKDGQWSRAKGFDTFCPVGPWIITGVDYSDVLVEGILNGEVMQSGRTSLMIFDIPYLISYVSSIMTLYPGDLISTGTPAGIAPMKPGDEIEVRIENVGSLTNPIAAPGAV encoded by the coding sequence ATGCCAAAAAGATTTGTGCGTTTTGACAACCCTGAGAGCAAATCGGCTGAGTACGGAAAGATCGAAAACGACCGTGTATTTGCTCTCGATCCTGCTTCCGGAGAACCTGCCGGAGATGCCGATCAAGGCTTTGCGCTGACCGATGTCAAACTACTGGCGCCGGTTGAACCGTCGAAGATCGTTTGCATCGGTCTAAACTACCACGCTCACGTGGCGGCCTCGCAGTCGGCTGACAACGCACCCAAACAGCCGTTGATTTTTCTAAAACCGCCATCGTCGGTTATCGGACCGGGGGATGCAATCGTGCACACGGCACAATCGGAACGAGTCGACTATGAGGCGGAACTTGGCGTGGTCGTCGGTCGCACAGCCAAAAATGTGTCACGCCGGGATGCTGACAAGTTCATTCTCGGCCTGACCTGTGTCAACGATGTTACCGCTCGCGATCTGCAGAAGAAAGACGGTCAATGGAGTCGAGCCAAAGGTTTTGACACTTTTTGTCCAGTGGGTCCCTGGATCATCACCGGCGTTGACTACAGTGATGTCCTGGTCGAAGGGATTCTGAACGGAGAGGTGATGCAATCGGGTCGCACCTCGTTGATGATTTTCGACATACCGTACCTGATCAGCTACGTTTCGTCAATCATGACTCTTTATCCCGGTGACCTGATCTCCACCGGAACACCGGCCGGGATAGCACCGATGAAACCCGGCGATGAGATCGAGGTGCGGATCGAAAACGTAGGCTCGCTGACCAATCCGATAGCGGCCCCGGGAGCAGTCTGA
- a CDS encoding putative LPS assembly protein LptD produces MFLRVLGLVFMIAAVAIATDDAPSDITLTDMDELEVLLRDGKYLSYITGNVVFETQTGKIYCDSAVWSQEEFVRLNGNVRVVDSGYSLIADSVLYDLVDSLAFAWGERVELWSFDDSVYAVGPYAVVDRRSDDFFMNQRPLLYLKYPDSSTMVEVLADSVVYLGDSSLATAVGDVVISSSEFSSTSGFARMHGEGDSLTLREFPTAERGGSKLSGGLITVGYEDDLIRKIVVVDSAHGDFTEAVDSGGLFTDRSVLSGGRIEMDFAKGMLSRITCTEQAYSWYYPSSRGGTEFNENSVSGDTIRFRVDNERLLAVDVKGGAIGTFVNGRLVPGDTVVITSADTVDYDARYIEYNLVDSTISLHDGSHVTSGPVALAAQRILFDTRGSIIEAFSAALEPEVEDSSESSEDKPRLQPNELPVELKDGDQVMHGNYLEYSLQTKKGRIVKSKSAYDKGFYYGDKLFREQEDIFYIEEGIYTTCDLEDPHFHFRSSDLKLIEGDKLIARPVVFYLGQVPLLAIPYYVFPLERGRHSGFLPFTFGNFERGVRYVRDIGYYCAASEYWDWRGSVDYYDNRDTWTINSRLRFAKRYVIENTHITGSFTRENQYNSLTTTEGRRDRWAIKGAYNHNILPSLALKAFGEYQSDNTYFTDYSPNLDEQLNRSLKSQATLSKKFDNGVSATATVSHTENLDFATRRDQLPAASVSLPTIFVFGNGSRDADGQLQQKWYHSFAFRYSPSLLNFSSRKTDTTVYESYYLDNDTVVTTETKRAFRSRKKYVSVTHKPSLTLPRIKLGPYVNIVPGFGYSETWVRIIRTDQSDSAGVEPGTYRTYTWNAGVSASTKLYGTIHPNIGGLLGLRHVITPSITYGYRPEVDRHPEIRRYAAGVSSTKSSSLAVSLSQDFQAKVKSGDAERSLNLLNLKTGFGYNFEADEKPLSNLITSFQSTAVPNLSVSGGITHSFYDPDTDELEFWSPFRQSFNVRTSLNLKGVFPFFDDVSTVPQGADSASQLGDQSVGSAGGGGKGSWACKLDYSYSESGRGAGWSKTSSFFVQTTINFNLTPTTRVTYTQRYDFLRSKTISNRVNIVKKLHCWSGSLYWVPVGPNRGFGFKLFVTEMPEIKIDNGHDSFTSGLQSFR; encoded by the coding sequence ATGTTCTTGCGTGTGCTCGGACTGGTGTTCATGATTGCAGCGGTTGCCATTGCGACCGACGATGCACCTTCCGATATCACGCTGACAGATATGGACGAGTTGGAGGTCCTGCTCAGGGACGGCAAGTATCTTTCATACATCACCGGCAACGTCGTTTTTGAAACTCAGACGGGAAAGATCTATTGTGATTCAGCAGTTTGGTCGCAGGAGGAGTTTGTCAGGCTTAACGGCAACGTCCGTGTGGTCGACTCAGGTTACAGTCTGATCGCCGACTCGGTCCTTTATGATCTGGTGGACTCGCTGGCCTTTGCATGGGGGGAGAGGGTGGAACTTTGGTCGTTTGATGATTCGGTCTATGCGGTCGGTCCGTATGCCGTGGTTGATCGGCGGTCCGACGATTTCTTTATGAACCAGCGACCCCTTTTGTATCTCAAGTATCCGGACAGTTCAACCATGGTGGAAGTGCTGGCCGACTCCGTTGTCTACCTGGGCGACTCTTCTTTGGCCACGGCGGTGGGGGACGTTGTTATTTCCTCTTCGGAGTTCTCTTCCACCTCTGGATTTGCCCGCATGCACGGCGAGGGCGACAGCCTCACCTTGCGCGAATTTCCCACAGCCGAACGGGGAGGATCGAAACTATCGGGCGGCCTGATCACCGTTGGCTATGAAGACGATCTGATCCGCAAGATTGTCGTCGTGGACTCGGCCCATGGTGACTTTACCGAAGCGGTCGATTCGGGCGGTCTGTTCACGGATCGCTCCGTTCTTTCCGGTGGACGGATAGAAATGGACTTTGCAAAAGGCATGCTCAGCCGGATCACCTGCACCGAACAGGCTTACTCCTGGTATTACCCATCATCGCGCGGCGGCACCGAGTTCAACGAGAATTCGGTGTCGGGCGACACTATCCGCTTTCGGGTCGACAACGAGCGTCTGTTGGCTGTCGACGTCAAGGGTGGCGCTATCGGAACCTTTGTGAACGGTCGCCTGGTGCCGGGCGACACGGTGGTCATCACCTCAGCCGACACGGTCGACTATGATGCCCGATACATTGAGTACAATCTGGTGGACTCGACCATCAGCCTCCATGATGGCAGCCATGTAACTTCCGGCCCGGTCGCGCTGGCCGCTCAGCGAATTCTGTTCGACACGCGGGGCAGTATTATCGAAGCGTTCTCAGCCGCCCTTGAGCCTGAAGTCGAGGACAGCAGTGAAAGTTCCGAAGATAAACCGCGGTTACAGCCCAACGAGCTCCCGGTCGAATTAAAAGATGGTGACCAGGTGATGCACGGCAACTATCTTGAGTATTCTCTTCAAACCAAGAAGGGACGAATCGTAAAATCAAAATCAGCCTACGACAAGGGTTTCTATTACGGCGACAAGCTCTTTCGAGAACAGGAGGATATCTTCTACATCGAAGAGGGCATCTACACAACTTGTGACCTGGAGGACCCGCATTTTCATTTTCGGTCCAGCGATCTCAAACTGATCGAAGGGGATAAACTGATCGCCCGGCCGGTGGTATTCTATCTGGGGCAGGTGCCCTTGCTGGCCATACCGTACTATGTTTTTCCCCTTGAACGGGGTCGACACTCCGGCTTCCTGCCGTTTACTTTCGGTAACTTCGAGCGCGGCGTGCGCTATGTGAGGGATATCGGATACTACTGTGCGGCCTCGGAGTACTGGGACTGGCGCGGCTCGGTGGACTATTACGACAATCGCGACACCTGGACAATAAACTCACGCCTGCGGTTTGCCAAGCGGTACGTCATCGAGAACACTCACATCACCGGCTCGTTCACTCGCGAGAACCAGTATAACAGCCTCACAACGACTGAGGGCAGGCGGGATCGATGGGCGATCAAGGGTGCCTACAATCACAACATTCTGCCATCTCTGGCTCTTAAGGCTTTCGGCGAGTATCAGTCCGACAATACATACTTCACCGACTATTCGCCCAACCTCGATGAACAACTGAACCGGTCGCTGAAGTCTCAGGCCACACTGTCCAAGAAATTCGACAATGGAGTCTCGGCCACCGCCACTGTTTCGCACACTGAAAATCTGGACTTTGCCACCCGTCGCGACCAGCTTCCGGCGGCGTCGGTTTCTTTGCCGACTATATTTGTGTTCGGAAACGGTAGTCGCGATGCCGACGGCCAGCTTCAGCAAAAGTGGTATCACAGTTTTGCCTTCCGGTATTCGCCCAGTTTGCTGAATTTCTCCAGCCGCAAGACCGATACCACCGTCTATGAGAGCTACTATCTGGATAACGACACCGTCGTCACCACCGAGACCAAGCGTGCCTTTCGCAGCCGCAAAAAGTATGTCAGCGTGACGCACAAGCCGTCGCTTACACTTCCGCGCATCAAGCTGGGGCCGTATGTGAACATCGTGCCCGGCTTTGGATATAGTGAGACCTGGGTCAGGATCATTCGTACCGATCAGTCAGACTCAGCCGGGGTGGAGCCGGGGACCTACCGAACCTACACCTGGAACGCCGGCGTCTCTGCTTCGACCAAGCTATACGGGACTATCCATCCCAACATCGGCGGCCTTCTCGGACTGCGCCATGTAATAACCCCCAGCATCACTTATGGCTACCGGCCGGAAGTGGACCGCCATCCGGAAATCCGCAGGTACGCAGCCGGTGTTTCAAGTACCAAGAGTTCGTCGCTGGCCGTATCTCTCAGTCAGGACTTTCAGGCCAAGGTCAAATCCGGCGACGCCGAGCGCAGCCTGAATCTACTAAATCTGAAAACCGGCTTTGGCTACAATTTCGAGGCCGATGAGAAACCGCTGAGTAATCTGATCACCAGTTTCCAGTCGACCGCTGTGCCCAATTTATCTGTGAGTGGCGGAATAACGCACTCTTTTTATGACCCGGACACTGATGAACTGGAGTTTTGGTCCCCTTTTCGCCAAAGCTTCAATGTCAGAACCAGTCTGAACCTGAAGGGCGTTTTCCCGTTCTTTGACGATGTAAGCACTGTTCCGCAAGGGGCGGATTCAGCTTCGCAGTTGGGCGATCAGTCGGTCGGTTCAGCCGGCGGCGGCGGCAAGGGTAGTTGGGCCTGCAAGCTGGACTACAGCTATTCAGAGTCCGGGCGCGGTGCAGGGTGGAGCAAAACGAGTTCGTTCTTTGTCCAAACGACCATTAATTTCAACTTAACCCCAACAACACGTGTTACTTACACTCAACG
- a CDS encoding alanyl-tRNA editing protein, translated as MTERLYYHDSGLLTFQATIVGSRDEDGRSVTVLDRSAFYPTSGGQQFDTGRLNDCDIIDVSETEDGQVRHYSVQRVGEVGDEVAGLVDRDRRRRHCCLHTGQHILSHVSMQLYELKTVSVHLGDEYGAVELDGGSLSPEDIIRLELRANEIVGRAHPVEIIFAEGDELAALPLRKPPKRSGRIRVINIGDFEYSACGGTHCANSSEIGVVKIIGVEKIRGHVLIKFLVGVQAFDDYCARFEVTSELARKFTCHYKDLPEKIESLTGQQKELKQELVGLYKEILPIRADKLAAPVIAKEGRLLGAESDLPGARLMSQLAQLIAERIHGVALLSRENRLVLAVAEESPFDARKLAAQLSERFGVKGGGNRLLAQVGGAESTMLREYEMFVKGLIEE; from the coding sequence ATGACCGAAAGACTCTACTATCACGACAGCGGCTTGCTTACGTTCCAGGCAACAATCGTCGGTAGCCGGGACGAGGACGGCCGGAGTGTTACCGTTCTGGACCGGTCCGCTTTTTATCCAACCTCGGGCGGTCAACAGTTCGACACCGGTCGTTTGAACGACTGTGACATAATCGACGTAAGCGAAACCGAAGACGGCCAGGTACGACATTACTCGGTGCAAAGAGTCGGTGAGGTTGGAGATGAAGTGGCAGGCCTGGTTGATCGTGATCGCCGCCGCCGGCATTGCTGTCTGCACACCGGTCAACATATACTCAGCCATGTCTCTATGCAGTTGTATGAATTGAAGACCGTTTCGGTGCACCTCGGCGACGAGTATGGTGCCGTTGAGCTGGACGGCGGCAGTCTGTCGCCTGAGGATATCATCAGGCTGGAGCTGCGGGCCAATGAAATCGTTGGTCGGGCGCACCCGGTAGAGATCATTTTTGCCGAGGGGGACGAGCTGGCCGCGCTGCCGTTAAGGAAACCGCCCAAGCGTAGCGGCAGGATACGAGTCATCAACATCGGTGACTTCGAATACTCCGCCTGCGGTGGGACGCACTGCGCCAACTCGTCTGAGATAGGCGTCGTGAAGATAATCGGCGTGGAAAAGATTCGTGGACATGTTCTCATAAAGTTTCTGGTTGGTGTGCAAGCATTCGATGACTATTGCGCACGCTTCGAGGTTACTTCGGAGTTGGCCCGGAAGTTCACCTGCCATTACAAAGACCTGCCGGAGAAGATTGAATCTCTCACCGGCCAACAAAAGGAACTCAAGCAGGAACTGGTCGGTCTCTACAAAGAGATACTGCCCATCCGAGCCGACAAACTTGCCGCACCGGTAATCGCCAAAGAGGGCCGTTTACTGGGCGCCGAATCTGATCTGCCCGGTGCCCGTCTGATGTCTCAGTTGGCCCAGTTGATCGCCGAGAGAATCCACGGGGTGGCGCTGCTGAGCCGCGAGAACCGCCTGGTACTGGCCGTGGCCGAGGAGAGTCCCTTTGATGCCCGGAAACTGGCGGCCCAGCTTAGTGAGAGATTCGGTGTCAAAGGAGGCGGTAATCGTCTTCTGGCCCAGGTGGGTGGTGCTGAATCTACAATGCTTCGGGAATATGAGATGTTTGTCAAAGGACTTATTGAGGAGTAA
- a CDS encoding MATE family efflux transporter: MNKTDNITSGPITRTVFSLAVPVVLGMLMEFALASTDYFWVGKLGATAQDAITSSMVVIWTIFATISLVSVGVTALVARYVGAKELDRVVFYIRQGVAMAIGMALLFSVAGYFLTPSMLRFMDTGDATMLHAVPYLRIFFLSSVFFFLTDTAYAVFRASGDTRTPTKVSVMVVLLNMALDPLLIFGWGPVPALGVAGASLASAIALGVGSTTIIVRMLRGGLGYKVTGLVSRLPQFGHLLKIAKIGLPVSTQQFVFIFVYWFLIKIVHQFGETAAAAMGIGNRMESFSYLTCYGFSVAASTMVGQNLGAKQPDRAARCAWGATGTAVGITFIISLLFIFLPKGIASIFTDDPVVLEIAIDYLIILGLSQMTMALEIVLEGAFGGAGDTVPPMVVMIPGSAIRVPLAYYLCFNLDWGINGVWWTLTITSGFKALLLSLWFKRGKWKLKEV, from the coding sequence ATGAACAAAACCGACAACATTACCAGTGGTCCCATCACGCGCACGGTGTTTTCTTTGGCCGTGCCGGTGGTGTTGGGCATGTTGATGGAATTCGCGCTGGCCAGCACCGACTATTTCTGGGTCGGCAAACTGGGCGCTACGGCGCAGGATGCCATCACCTCATCGATGGTTGTCATCTGGACAATTTTCGCTACGATCAGTCTGGTGAGTGTCGGTGTCACGGCTTTGGTGGCGCGATATGTCGGAGCCAAAGAGCTGGACCGGGTCGTCTTCTACATTCGACAGGGTGTGGCCATGGCGATCGGTATGGCCTTGCTGTTTTCAGTCGCTGGTTATTTTCTCACACCCTCAATGCTCAGATTCATGGACACCGGTGATGCGACCATGCTGCACGCCGTGCCCTATCTGCGCATCTTCTTTCTGTCATCGGTGTTTTTCTTCCTGACCGATACTGCTTATGCTGTCTTTCGCGCCTCCGGTGATACGCGGACCCCGACTAAGGTCAGCGTGATGGTCGTGCTGTTGAATATGGCGCTGGACCCACTTTTGATTTTTGGATGGGGTCCGGTGCCGGCCTTAGGCGTGGCCGGGGCCAGTCTTGCCTCGGCTATCGCCCTGGGTGTGGGTAGTACTACCATAATCGTGCGAATGTTGCGCGGTGGCTTGGGGTACAAAGTGACGGGCCTGGTTTCACGGCTGCCTCAGTTTGGGCATCTGCTGAAGATTGCCAAGATCGGTCTGCCGGTCAGCACGCAACAGTTTGTGTTTATCTTCGTCTATTGGTTTTTGATCAAGATCGTCCACCAGTTCGGCGAAACAGCGGCGGCGGCCATGGGTATAGGTAATCGGATGGAGTCGTTCTCCTATCTGACCTGTTACGGTTTTTCGGTAGCGGCTTCGACCATGGTTGGTCAGAATCTGGGAGCCAAACAACCGGATCGTGCGGCGCGCTGTGCCTGGGGCGCCACCGGCACGGCGGTCGGGATCACTTTTATCATTTCGCTATTGTTTATCTTCCTACCGAAAGGGATAGCGTCGATATTCACCGACGATCCGGTAGTGCTGGAAATCGCCATCGACTACCTGATAATCCTCGGTCTTTCGCAGATGACCATGGCCTTGGAAATTGTCCTTGAAGGCGCTTTCGGCGGCGCGGGCGACACGGTGCCGCCGATGGTTGTGATGATCCCCGGATCGGCCATCCGAGTACCCTTGGCCTACTACCTATGTTTCAATCTTGACTGGGGAATCAACGGTGTCTGGTGGACGTTGACGATTACTTCCGGCTTTAAGGCTTTGCTGCTATCGCTCTGGTTCAAACGCGGGAAGTGGAAACTGAAAGAGGTATGA